In Mytilus trossulus isolate FHL-02 chromosome 14, PNRI_Mtr1.1.1.hap1, whole genome shotgun sequence, a genomic segment contains:
- the LOC134695836 gene encoding leucine-rich repeat-containing protein 74A-like → MDIALARPLSAPKSKTEKSQNDNRSLIKRPQTASPYVMAVKYRNKAKVASRKTNRAIITRRRTGRRKASLIDSEYGGCESSFHTYNTSLTDLFDEFNDDFDFDEEENESRSDKDPASYCENQYRRMCKMLNISPVSSFIRELSKKRVSVRHRSLCPKDAKAMSVALLENPTVQILDMTDNEIGPKGALYLAEMLTDNRIITDLNLSDSQIGIEGAKHIVNIAVEVDNFTSLNLSGNGFREFDAIHLTKLFEDTHNLLRLSLSHNEFREFGGKVIGDALKINDTLEELDLSWNHLRFDGADAIADGLALNQGLKKLDISWNGFSMRGCETLAKALEFNEYLIELNLECNRINKDALEKLLKGMKANQTLEVLKLGWNPITTKGAQMILDFINDNPTSGLKKVDIRTQLVEKEFSENVKKMKEDKDIVFIHGPIRGDHGSGEDDDELSLIDENPIIVLMEFGHMNGFRLTDLFSVFDKDGSKSLDLSEIKTGLMMAGIPLQEHCLEKLIDKLDDDDSGEIEYAEMMQAQMIHRRQKAQMMKDIADGSVDIEKTEVGRVRGKLHKLMAKHMDGNPAFKRRVDDFKKLLESSQKDESLRKEMEKKVAMRKSSKVERERKQEITKATEEALQDIIEADTIESQMHVDTNKLSNLTLEKVDKDHTSLNNGTNKTPRSNKNENDWIALHV, encoded by the exons AATGACAACCGAAGCCTTATTAAAAGACCACAGACAGCATCACCGTATGTCATGGCGGTCAAATACAGAAATAAGGCGAAGGTTGCCAGTCGGAAGACAAACCGTGCGATCATTACACGACGTCGGACTGGACGACGAAAGGCTTCATTAATTGACAGTGAATATGGAGGTTGTGAATCGTCGTTCCATACCTATAATACTTCATTAACAGACTTATTTGACGAGTTCAACGACGATTTCGACTTTGATG AGGAGGAAAATGAATCCAGATCAGATAAGGATCCAGCATCTTATTGTGAGAACCAGTATCGGCGGATgtgtaaaatgttaaacatttcaCCAGTGTCATCCTTCATCCGGGAACTGTCGAAAAAGAGAGTATCAGTCAGGCATCGTTCTCTCTGTCCAAAGGATGCCAAAGCAATGTCTGTTGCTCTTCTT GAGAATCCAACAGTACAGATCTTAGATATGACAGACAATGAAATAGGACCAAAAGGTGCTTTGTATTTAGCTGAAATGTTAACGGATAACAGAATCATTACTGATTTA AACTTATCGGACAGTCAGATTGGTATTGAAGGTGCTAAACATATTGTGAATATTGCAGTAGAGGTTGATAACTTTACCTCATTGAATCTCTCAG gaAATGGTTTTCGTGAATTTGATGCAATACACTTAACCAAACTGTTCGAG GATACACATAATTTACTCCGACTATCTTTAAGCCATAATGAATTTCGTGAGTTTGGAGGGAAAGTCATAGGCGATGCATTAA aaatcaaTGACACATTAGAAGAATTAGATCTCAGTTGGAATCATCTACGGTTTGATGGTGCTGATGCTATTGCAGACGGATTAGCA TTAAATCAAGGTTTAAAGAAATTAGACATATCATGGAATGGATTTTCAATGCGAGGTTGTGAAACTCTTGCCAAAGCTTTAGaatttaatgaatatttaattgaacTGAATTTGGAATGTAACAGAATAAACAAAGATGCTTTAgagaaacttttaaaaggaatgAAAGCTAATCAAACTTTAGAAGTGTTGAAG TTGGGCTGGAATCCTATCACGACAAAAGGTGCACAGATGATCCTAGATTTTATCAACGATAATCCTACCTCTGGGCTAAAGAAAGTCGATATTCGA acGCAGCTTGTAGAGAAAGAATTTTCAGagaatgtgaaaaaaatgaaagaagataaAGACATAGTATTTATTCATGGACCAATTCGTGGAGATCATGGTTCTGGTGAAGATGATGACGAACTCTCCCTTATAGACGAAAATCCTATAATAGTGCTTATGGAATTTGGACATATGAATGGTTTCCGGCTAACGGATCTCTTTTCTGTTTTTGATAAAGATGGAAGTAAATCTTTGGACTTGAGTGAAATAAAAACGGGCTTGATG atgGCAGGGATTCCTTTACAAGAACACTGTTTAGAAAAATTAATAGATAAACTAGATGATGATGACAGCGGGGAAATAGAATATGC TGAAATGATGCAAGCGCAGATGATTCATAGAAGACAAAAGGCTCAAATGATGAAGGATATAGCAGATGGTTCGGTTGATATAGAAAAGACAGAGGTTGGTCGAGTAAGGGGTAAATTACATAAACTAATGGCTAAACATATGGACGGAAATCCTGCTTTCAAACGCCGCGTGGATGATTTTAAGAAGTTACTGGAAAGCTCTCAGAAAGATGAAAGTCTTCGAAAAGAAATGGAAAAGAAGGTAGCAATGCGTAAATCATCTAAAGTTGAGCGGGAGAGAAAACAAGAAATTACAAAGGCAACGGAAGAAGCACTGCAAGATATTATTGAAGCGGACACAATTGAATCACAAATGCACGTGGATACAAATAAACTGTCAAACTTAACACTTGAAAAAGTCGACAAAGATCATACATCATTAAATAATGGGACAAATAAGACACCGCGGtctaataaaaatgaaaatgattggATAGCTTTACATGTTTAG